The genomic interval TCCTTCCGGTGTTCACGTTCAGTCCCTGTTCTTTTTCGTGAACAATGGTAAGGACTCTCGCGATGGTCTTCTTGACCTCTTTGATTCTGCTGGTGTTCTTCAACTGGCCAACAGCATTCTGGAAGCGCAGGTTAAAAAGCTCTTCTTTGAACTGGTCGTGCTTGTTCATGAGCTCTTCAACGGTCATTTCACGCAGACTCTTGGCGTCCATTACTATTCACCATCCAAACTGTCGCGGGTCACAAGCCGCACCTTGATAGGAAGCTTGTGAGAAGCCGTGCGGAACGCTTCCTCAGCGACTTCGCGGGGAATCCCGCCAAGCTCAAACATAATACGGCCTTTACGAACGGCAGAGACCCAGAACTCAGGAGCACCCTTTCCCTTTCCCATTCGAGTTTCAAGAGGCTTCTTCGTATAAGGCACGTCGGGGAAGATGCGGATCCAGAGCTTGCCGCCCTTGCGCATCTTACGGTTGATGGCGACGCGGGTCGCCTCGATCTGGCGGGCGGTGATGTAAGCGCATTCCATCGCCTGCACGCCGAACTCGCCAAAAGCCACGTAAGCTCCGCCTTTCGTTTCGCCCACAAGGCAATCGCGATGAGGCTTGCGGAACTTTGTTCTCTTCGGCATCAACATTTAAGCCCGGCCTCCTTCCCTTTTGTTCGCCCTGCTGCGAACAGGGCGAGGCGCTGCCGTGTTCAAGGCTTTTTCATCACGGTAGATCCAGCACTTCACGCCAATAGCGCCGTACATGGTCACGGCCTTGACGCAACTGTAGTCCACGTCAGCGCGGAGAGTGGAAAGGGGGAGGCGTCCATCGTTATACCACTCCGTGCGGGCAATTTCAGCCCCGCCAAGACGTCCGGAACACTGGATCTTGATGCCCAGACCGCCAGCCTTCATGGTGCGGAACATAGCCTGCTTCATAGCGCGGCGGAAGCTGACGCGCCGCTCCAGAGCGGAGGCGATGCCTTCGGCCACAAGCTGGGCGTCAACGTCGGGATTTTTGATTTCCTGAACGTTCAGCATTACCCGAGTGCCAGTCAGAGCCTGAAGCTCGTCTTTCACCTTCGTCAACTCGGCGCCCTGTTTGCCGATCACCACGCCAGGACGAGCTGTCCACAGCGTGAAACGGATGACCTTGCCCACACGCTCGATCTCAACTCGAGAAATGCCCGCGCCTTCCCAGCGTTTTTTAATCCAAGAGCGCAGCTTGATATCCTCGTGAAGATTTTTCACGTAGTTTTTACCAACCGCATACCACTTGGATTCCCAGTCACGGATCACGCCGATGCGATAACCGATCGGATGAACTTTCTGACCCATAAGTCCTTTCCTCCTTACTCGGCGACCGTCACAGTGATGTGACTGGTACGATGCACATACGCATGAGCCCGCCCCATGGACGCGGGACGGAAACGTTTCATGCTGGGCCCCTGATCAGCCTTGGCTTCGACGACCTTCAGTTTCTCAACATCCATGCCGAAGTTGAATTCAGCGTTGGCGACGGCGCTCTTCAGCACCTTCTCCACCAGTCGGGCAGCTTTCTTCGGGGTGTAGCGGAGAACCATCATGGCATCTCCAACTTTCTTGCCGCGAATCAAAGGCAGTACCTGACGAACTTTATAAGGCGAAATGCGAACCGCCTTGGCAACTGCATAAGCCTGCACGTCAACGTCCCCCTTTACTTAGCCGCCGGAGCAGCCTTAGGTGCCGCCGCCGCTGTCGGAACTGAGCGCTCCTGACCGCTGTGACCGGTAAAACGACGGGTCAGCGCGAACTCACCCAGCTTGTGACCGATCATGTTCTCGCTGATGTAGACAGGAACATGGGTACGGCCGTTATGAACGGCAATTGTATGACCAACCATAGGCGGAACGATCATGGAAGCGCGCGACCAAGTTTTGAGAACCTTCTTGGTGCCGCTCCCGTTCAGTTCCTCGACCCTCTTGAGGAGTCTCGCCTCGACGTAGGGCCCTTTTTTAGCAGAACGTGCCATATTTTGTCCTCCTTACCCTACTACTTGGCGTAACGACGTCTGACAATGAACTTGTCAGAAGGCTTACGCACACGAGTACGATAGCCCTTCGCAGGGGTACCCCAAGGCGAACAGGGATGATGATGCGATTTCGTGGTGCCTTCTCCACCGCCCATGGGATGGTCGACGGGGTTCTGAATCATAGCGCGAATGCGTCCCTTGCGTCCCAACCAGCGAGTCTTGCCGGCCTTGCCGAGCGAGATGTTCTCGTGTTCGCCGTTGCCAACCACGCCAATGGTGGCGGTGCATTCGAGCAGGAACTTGCGAAGCTCACCGCTAGGCATGCGCACGAACGCAAACTTTCCTTCTCGAGCCATCAGCTGAGCGCTGACGCCGGCAGAGCGGACCAGCTTCGCGCCGCGGCCGGGTTCGAGTTCGATGTTGTGAACCAAGGTGCCGTCAGGAATGTTTTTGAACTTTTTAGCGTTGCCGGGGCGGATATCCGCCTCGGGACCGGCCATGATCGTATCGCCGACATGAAGCTGATCAGGGCAGAGGATATAGCGCTTCTCGCCGTCGACATAAAAAATCAACGCCAGACGAGCAGAGCGGTTGGGATCATATTCGATTGCCGCAACGCGACCGGGGATGCCAATCTTATCGCGTTTGAAATCGACGATGCGCAGACGGCGAATGTGACCGCCACCGATGAAACGCATGGTTCTCCGCCCATAGTTGTTGCGACCACCGGTTCTCTTCTTTCTTCCAGCAAGCAGTGAACGCTCAGGCTTCTGCTTCGTGATGTCTTCACGGCTCAGGATCGTCATATGACGTCTACTGGCGGTGTAGGGATTGAATTCCTTGATTGCCATTTTTCAGATTTCCTCCAATCGCTAGGCGCCAGCGCCTTCGAAGAACTGGATGCGCTCTCCCTCGGCTAACGTGATAATGGCCTTTTTCCACGCGCGGCTCTTGCCGAGAAATGCTCCCATACGTTTGGGCTTGGAATGGACCTTCACCGTATGGACGCTCTTGACTTTAACCTTGAAGACAACCTCGACGGCCTTGCGAATCTCAATTTTGTTGGCCATAGGATGAACTTCGAAGGTGTACTTGTTCATTTCCATTAAGCGGCTGCTCTTCTCGGTAACCACAGGACGGATGATGATGTCATGAGCTACAAGATTCATCGAGCGTACACCTCCTCAAGCTTTTCAAGAACCGCCGGCGTGGCCACGACATGATCATGATGAACCAGGTCAAGTACGTTGATGCTGTCAACATGAAGGACCTTAGCGCCAGGAATGTTGCTGGCGGATCTGACAACATTTTCATCTCTCTGGTCAAGCAGGAACAGGATCTTTTTGGCTTTCAGAGAGTCGATGAAACCTTTCATCTTCTTCGTGGAAGGGGCCTCAAAACCAAAGTTCTCCACCGCACAGAGCGACTGCTCAATCACTCTCATGGAAAGAGCACTGCGCATTGCCAAGGCACGGACCTTTTTATTGACCTTCAGGTCGTAGGAACGAGGCTTGGGGCCGTGAACCACACCGCCGCCGACCCAGAGAGGCGAACGGCTGCTCCCCGCGCGCGCGCGACCGGTATGCTTCTGTTTCCAAGGTTTCTTGCCGCCGCCGCGAACTTCGCCGCGCATCTTCGTACTGGCCGTCCCTTGTCTGGCATGAGCCAACTGGGCGACTACAACCTGATGCATCGCAGAAACATGAACAGAAGCGCCGAAGACTTCGTCAGAAAGTGTTTTCTCCCCGACGACTTCTCCGCTGATATTCATAATCTTGATAACAGGCATTTCGTTGATCCTCCTTCAGTCTAGCCCTGCTTGTGAATCAGGACGAGACCGTTTTTGGCGCCAGGAACCGCACCCTTGATGAGAAGGAGGTTGTTCTCCTTATCAACTGCGACGACGGTCAGATTCTTGATGGTAACGCGCTCGTTGCCGAGATGCCCGGGCATCGCCTTGCCCTTGAAAATATGGCTCGGATAGCTGCTGGCCCCGCTTGAGGCCGGCTTACGATGCGACACGGACACGCCATGGCTCGCCTGAAGACCGCCAAAGTTCCAGCGCTTCATAACGCCAGCGA from Pyramidobacter piscolens W5455 carries:
- the rplV gene encoding 50S ribosomal protein L22 codes for the protein MQAYAVAKAVRISPYKVRQVLPLIRGKKVGDAMMVLRYTPKKAARLVEKVLKSAVANAEFNFGMDVEKLKVVEAKADQGPSMKRFRPASMGRAHAYVHRTSHITVTVAE
- the rpmC gene encoding 50S ribosomal protein L29, which translates into the protein MDAKSLREMTVEELMNKHDQFKEELFNLRFQNAVGQLKNTSRIKEVKKTIARVLTIVHEKEQGLNVNTGRR
- the rpsC gene encoding 30S ribosomal protein S3, whose amino-acid sequence is MGQKVHPIGYRIGVIRDWESKWYAVGKNYVKNLHEDIKLRSWIKKRWEGAGISRVEIERVGKVIRFTLWTARPGVVIGKQGAELTKVKDELQALTGTRVMLNVQEIKNPDVDAQLVAEGIASALERRVSFRRAMKQAMFRTMKAGGLGIKIQCSGRLGGAEIARTEWYNDGRLPLSTLRADVDYSCVKAVTMYGAIGVKCWIYRDEKALNTAAPRPVRSRANKREGGRA
- the rplD gene encoding 50S ribosomal protein L4, with amino-acid sequence MPVIKIMNISGEVVGEKTLSDEVFGASVHVSAMHQVVVAQLAHARQGTASTKMRGEVRGGGKKPWKQKHTGRARAGSSRSPLWVGGGVVHGPKPRSYDLKVNKKVRALAMRSALSMRVIEQSLCAVENFGFEAPSTKKMKGFIDSLKAKKILFLLDQRDENVVRSASNIPGAKVLHVDSINVLDLVHHDHVVATPAVLEKLEEVYAR
- the rplW gene encoding 50S ribosomal protein L23, with translation MNLVAHDIIIRPVVTEKSSRLMEMNKYTFEVHPMANKIEIRKAVEVVFKVKVKSVHTVKVHSKPKRMGAFLGKSRAWKKAIITLAEGERIQFFEGAGA
- the rplB gene encoding 50S ribosomal protein L2, producing the protein MAIKEFNPYTASRRHMTILSREDITKQKPERSLLAGRKKRTGGRNNYGRRTMRFIGGGHIRRLRIVDFKRDKIGIPGRVAAIEYDPNRSARLALIFYVDGEKRYILCPDQLHVGDTIMAGPEADIRPGNAKKFKNIPDGTLVHNIELEPGRGAKLVRSAGVSAQLMAREGKFAFVRMPSGELRKFLLECTATIGVVGNGEHENISLGKAGKTRWLGRKGRIRAMIQNPVDHPMGGGEGTTKSHHHPCSPWGTPAKGYRTRVRKPSDKFIVRRRYAK
- the rpsS gene encoding 30S ribosomal protein S19, with translation MARSAKKGPYVEARLLKRVEELNGSGTKKVLKTWSRASMIVPPMVGHTIAVHNGRTHVPVYISENMIGHKLGEFALTRRFTGHSGQERSVPTAAAAPKAAPAAK
- the rplP gene encoding 50S ribosomal protein L16; the encoded protein is MLMPKRTKFRKPHRDCLVGETKGGAYVAFGEFGVQAMECAYITARQIEATRVAINRKMRKGGKLWIRIFPDVPYTKKPLETRMGKGKGAPEFWVSAVRKGRIMFELGGIPREVAEEAFRTASHKLPIKVRLVTRDSLDGE